The following are from one region of the Bradyrhizobium sediminis genome:
- a CDS encoding nitroreductase, whose amino-acid sequence MDFEELVNTRRSVRGFRDQPVPRAVIEEIIEVAKRAPSSMNTQPWHVHVLTGDPLEVVRRRNMEEMLAGAQPKRDIVSHGEYQGVHRGRQVDIAKKLFGAMGIARDDKPMRQDWVLRGFRQFDAPVSLVLTYDKILDPGAVCHFDLGALCYGIVLAAWDRGLGSVINGQGIMRSDIVREVADIPEDEVIMTCVAMGYPDDNFAANAVRSDREPNRDFVRYVGFQD is encoded by the coding sequence ATGGATTTTGAAGAACTCGTCAACACGCGCCGGAGTGTGCGCGGTTTCAGGGATCAGCCGGTGCCGCGCGCCGTGATCGAGGAAATCATCGAGGTCGCCAAGCGCGCGCCGTCGTCGATGAACACCCAGCCCTGGCATGTGCATGTCCTGACCGGAGACCCGCTGGAAGTAGTCCGCCGGCGCAATATGGAAGAGATGCTGGCCGGCGCCCAGCCAAAGCGCGACATCGTTTCGCATGGCGAATATCAGGGCGTGCACCGCGGCAGGCAGGTCGACATTGCCAAGAAGCTGTTCGGCGCGATGGGAATTGCGCGCGACGACAAGCCGATGCGGCAGGACTGGGTGTTGCGCGGATTCCGGCAGTTCGATGCGCCGGTCTCGCTGGTCCTGACCTACGACAAAATCCTCGATCCCGGCGCGGTGTGCCACTTCGACCTCGGCGCGCTCTGCTACGGCATCGTGCTGGCCGCCTGGGACCGTGGCCTCGGCTCGGTCATTAACGGCCAGGGCATCATGCGCTCGGATATCGTGCGCGAGGTCGCCGATATTCCCGAGGATGAAGTCATCATGACCTGCGTCGCGATGGGATATCCCGATGACAATTTTGCGGCCAACGCGGTCAGGTCCGACCGCGAGCCGAACCGCGATTTCGTTCGCTATGTCGGGTTTCAGGACTAG
- the yghU gene encoding glutathione-dependent disulfide-bond oxidoreductase, with protein sequence MTDPATYTPPKVWTWNKESGGRFASINRPIAGPTHDKELPVGRHPLQLYSLATPNGVKVTVMLEELLALGHKGAEYDAWLIKIDGNQFGSGFVAVNPNSKIPALMDRSGPKPIRVFESGAILMHLAEKFGALLPTDAAARAECLSWLFWQMGAAPYLGGGFGHFYAYAPTKIEYAIDRFAMEVKRQLDVLDRRLADNEYVAGCDYTIADIAIWPWYGSLAKGVLYGAAEFLSVQEYKNVQRWTDAIAKRPAVQRGRMVNRTWGEPSSQLHERHDAGDFETRTQDKLAASQAAAGA encoded by the coding sequence ATGACCGATCCCGCCACCTATACGCCGCCGAAAGTCTGGACCTGGAACAAGGAGAGCGGGGGCAGGTTCGCCAGCATCAACCGCCCGATCGCTGGACCGACCCACGACAAGGAGCTGCCGGTCGGGCGCCATCCGCTGCAGCTTTATTCGCTGGCGACGCCGAACGGCGTCAAGGTCACGGTGATGCTGGAAGAGCTGCTGGCGCTCGGTCACAAGGGCGCGGAATACGACGCCTGGCTGATCAAGATCGACGGCAATCAGTTCGGCAGCGGGTTCGTCGCGGTCAATCCGAACTCCAAGATACCGGCGCTGATGGACCGCAGCGGGCCCAAGCCGATCCGGGTATTCGAGTCCGGCGCCATCCTGATGCACCTCGCGGAGAAGTTCGGGGCGTTACTGCCGACCGATGCTGCGGCCCGCGCCGAATGCCTGTCGTGGCTGTTCTGGCAGATGGGAGCTGCGCCCTATCTCGGCGGCGGGTTCGGGCACTTCTACGCCTACGCGCCGACCAAGATCGAATACGCCATCGACCGTTTCGCGATGGAGGTGAAGCGCCAGCTCGACGTGCTCGACCGGCGGCTGGCGGACAACGAGTATGTGGCAGGCTGCGATTATACGATCGCGGACATCGCCATCTGGCCCTGGTACGGCAGTCTGGCGAAGGGCGTGCTCTACGGCGCGGCGGAATTTCTTTCCGTGCAGGAGTACAAGAACGTGCAGCGCTGGACCGACGCCATCGCCAAACGCCCGGCCGTGCAGCGCGGCCGCATGGTCAACCGCACCTGGGGCGAGCCCTCGAGCCAGTTGCACGAACGCCACGACGCCGGCGATTTCGAAACTAGGACGCAGGACAAGCTCGCGGCCAGCCAGGCCGCCGCGGGCGCATAG
- a CDS encoding vWA domain-containing protein, translating into MNFSSLLLSARRASARFLECDKGNIAAIFAISLVPLLSFMGAAIDYTRANNARSSMQVALDSTALMLAKDLSDGRITTSEINAKAQTYFAALFTNTDARSVAISATHTASSSQGSTIQVNGSGAVITEFMKVAGFPNINFNTSSTSAWGSVRMRVAMALDNTGSMAWDGKMPAMQTAAKSLIDQLSALAKTNGDIYISIVPFAKDVNVDAKSYAGDWIDWADWEAVNGSCNSPYYHSRSSCVSHGKTWNPSNHNTWTGCVTDRDQNYDTMNTTPVISNSATLFPAEEYISGGRKYCKKGNHPYLQPVMPLSYDWRALKKLIDDMQPTGNTNQGIGMAWAWMTLGTGAPFNAPAKDPNYTYKDAIILLSDGLNTQNRWYNNASQIDVRQKILCDNAKAAGITVYTVQVNTGGDPTSAVLQYCASTSDKFFLVTSASQTVSAFNSIGTSLSKLRVAK; encoded by the coding sequence ATGAATTTTTCCTCTTTGTTATTGTCCGCACGACGAGCTTCCGCCCGGTTCCTTGAATGCGACAAGGGTAACATCGCGGCGATCTTTGCCATCTCGCTGGTACCCCTGCTCAGCTTCATGGGTGCTGCGATCGACTATACCCGCGCCAACAATGCGCGCTCGTCGATGCAGGTAGCCCTCGATTCAACGGCGCTGATGCTGGCGAAAGATCTGTCCGACGGAAGAATCACAACCAGCGAGATCAATGCGAAGGCGCAGACCTATTTCGCCGCGCTCTTCACCAATACGGACGCCAGGTCCGTCGCGATCAGTGCGACCCATACGGCCAGCTCCAGCCAGGGTTCGACCATCCAGGTCAACGGATCCGGCGCCGTGATCACCGAATTCATGAAGGTGGCCGGCTTCCCGAATATCAACTTCAACACCAGTTCGACCTCGGCATGGGGCAGTGTGCGGATGCGGGTGGCGATGGCGCTCGACAACACCGGATCGATGGCGTGGGACGGAAAGATGCCGGCGATGCAGACCGCGGCCAAGAGCCTGATCGATCAGCTCAGCGCGCTCGCCAAGACGAACGGCGATATCTATATCTCCATCGTGCCGTTCGCCAAGGACGTCAATGTCGATGCCAAGAGCTATGCGGGAGACTGGATCGACTGGGCCGACTGGGAGGCGGTGAACGGCAGCTGCAACAGCCCGTACTACCATTCACGAAGCTCGTGTGTATCCCACGGCAAGACTTGGAACCCGTCGAACCACAATACCTGGACCGGCTGCGTCACCGACCGCGATCAGAATTACGATACGATGAATACCACACCGGTGATTTCGAACAGCGCAACGCTTTTCCCCGCGGAGGAATACATTTCCGGCGGCAGAAAGTACTGCAAGAAGGGCAATCATCCCTACCTGCAGCCGGTCATGCCGCTGAGTTACGACTGGAGAGCGCTCAAGAAGCTGATCGACGACATGCAGCCGACCGGCAACACCAACCAGGGCATCGGCATGGCGTGGGCCTGGATGACGCTGGGCACGGGAGCCCCGTTCAATGCGCCCGCCAAGGATCCCAACTATACCTACAAGGATGCCATCATCTTGTTGTCCGACGGCCTGAACACGCAGAACCGCTGGTATAACAACGCCTCGCAGATCGACGTCCGCCAGAAGATCCTGTGCGATAACGCCAAGGCCGCGGGAATCACGGTCTACACCGTCCAGGTCAATACCGGCGGCGATCCGACCTCGGCGGTTCTGCAATACTGCGCCAGTACGTCCGACAAATTTTTCCTTGTCACGTCAGCCAGTCAGACCGTCTCGGCCTTCAACTCGATCGGGACATCGCTGTCGAAGCTGCGCGTCGCCAAATAG